A section of the Haloferax sp. Atlit-12N genome encodes:
- a CDS encoding ABC transporter permease translates to MTPKYLLKRLGQAILTFLVTMTVSFLLYQAMPGGPTEAMRSVILSQSGGSVDIDRLNRMIQLYTNVNPDQPMHVQYFNYASDVILRQDLGTSFFKNEKVTTLIMQRIPWSMFISVYALALGYSLSIFLGVMTAYREKSRFDSTVSSLIIGLNSIPYYIVGVVLIYFLAIQNNYFPTGGRIGSGITAGYNPEFMLSLVKHAALPAISMGALATSGALAMRGNAIRVLGEDYIRVAQLRGLRETRIATQYLGHNSILPMYTQFMIGIAGVFSSAVIVEEVFAYPGMGLLMFEAVKTQDYPLLMGTLIVFTAISLTAIFIADLTYTLIDPRISVGEE, encoded by the coding sequence ATGACACCAAAGTATTTGTTGAAACGTCTCGGGCAAGCGATACTGACGTTTCTCGTCACGATGACGGTCTCGTTTCTGCTGTACCAAGCCATGCCGGGTGGTCCGACGGAGGCGATGCGGAGTGTGATTCTCTCGCAGAGCGGCGGGAGCGTCGACATCGACCGACTGAACAGGATGATACAGCTCTACACGAACGTGAATCCGGACCAGCCGATGCACGTACAGTATTTCAACTACGCGTCTGACGTGATTCTCCGGCAGGACCTGGGCACTTCGTTCTTCAAGAACGAGAAGGTCACGACGCTCATCATGCAGCGCATCCCGTGGTCGATGTTCATCAGCGTCTACGCGCTCGCGCTGGGCTACTCGCTGAGTATCTTCCTCGGCGTGATGACGGCCTACCGCGAGAAGTCGCGGTTCGACTCCACGGTGTCATCTCTCATCATCGGACTCAACTCGATTCCGTACTACATCGTCGGCGTCGTGCTCATCTACTTCCTCGCCATCCAGAACAACTACTTCCCGACGGGCGGCCGCATCGGCTCGGGAATCACGGCGGGGTACAACCCCGAGTTCATGCTCAGCCTCGTGAAGCACGCGGCGCTCCCGGCGATTTCGATGGGCGCGCTCGCGACCTCCGGGGCGCTCGCCATGCGCGGCAACGCGATTCGCGTCCTCGGCGAGGACTACATCCGCGTGGCACAGCTCCGCGGGCTCCGCGAGACCCGCATCGCCACGCAGTACCTCGGGCACAACTCCATCCTCCCGATGTACACGCAGTTCATGATCGGCATCGCCGGCGTCTTCAGTAGCGCAGTCATCGTCGAGGAGGTCTTCGCGTACCCGGGCATGGGCCTCCTGATGTTCGAGGCTGTCAAGACGCAAGACTACCCGCTGTTGATGGGCACGCTCATCGTGTTCACGGCGATTTCGCTGACCGCCATCTTCATCGCTGACCTCACGTACACGCTCATCGACCCGCGCATCTCGGTGGGTGAGGAGTAA
- a CDS encoding ABC transporter permease, with amino-acid sequence MSEAHSDTFDLKDLYDEDIDPDPESRADRAKRFLEMNVVAPARIAVDDWRALVGGAILAFFLLMGTVGVWLVERPTSGDAPVLAAPFESLAYPLGTDVFGQPIHAQLIHATPGMFKMIFAGAVVSVGFAALVGVVAGFEHGTRIDSFLMTITDVVITIPGLPLIIVITAIFQPENPYIVGVFLGIDNWPGLARTVRSQVLSIREESYVEASEIMGIPLSSILRRDILSQLMPYVMINGALTSRRIIFESVGLYFLGILPFTTFNWGVMMNLAYEGNALTRPDMLPWMVAPMVCIFLLSFGLVLLSQGLDSLFNVRLRARHAKTSKKKGTSKNNQSQATGGD; translated from the coding sequence ATGAGCGAAGCACATTCCGACACGTTCGACCTGAAGGACCTCTACGACGAAGATATCGACCCGGACCCCGAATCGCGGGCCGACCGCGCAAAGCGGTTCCTCGAGATGAACGTCGTCGCACCCGCGCGCATCGCGGTCGACGACTGGCGCGCGCTCGTCGGCGGCGCGATTCTCGCGTTCTTCCTCCTCATGGGAACCGTCGGCGTCTGGCTCGTCGAGCGGCCGACAAGCGGTGACGCTCCCGTTCTCGCCGCGCCGTTCGAATCGCTCGCGTACCCGCTCGGCACCGACGTGTTCGGCCAGCCGATTCACGCCCAGCTCATCCACGCGACGCCGGGCATGTTCAAGATGATCTTCGCGGGCGCGGTCGTGAGCGTCGGTTTCGCCGCCCTCGTGGGCGTCGTCGCCGGCTTCGAACACGGCACGCGCATCGACTCGTTCCTGATGACCATCACCGACGTGGTCATCACGATTCCGGGCCTGCCGCTCATCATCGTCATCACGGCCATCTTCCAGCCCGAGAACCCCTACATCGTCGGGGTCTTCCTCGGTATCGACAACTGGCCGGGACTGGCGCGGACCGTCCGCTCCCAAGTGCTGAGCATCCGCGAGGAGTCCTACGTCGAGGCGTCCGAAATCATGGGCATCCCGCTGTCGTCGATTCTCCGGCGGGACATCCTCTCGCAGCTCATGCCGTACGTGATGATAAACGGGGCGCTCACCTCCCGGCGCATCATCTTCGAATCCGTGGGCCTGTACTTCCTCGGTATCCTGCCGTTCACCACGTTCAACTGGGGCGTGATGATGAACCTCGCGTACGAGGGCAACGCGCTCACCCGACCGGACATGCTCCCGTGGATGGTCGCGCCCATGGTCTGTATCTTCCTGCTGTCGTTCGGGCTCGTCCTGCTATCGCAGGGCCTCGACAGCCTGTTCAACGTCCGCCTCCGGGCACGCCACGCGAAAACCTCGAAGAAGAAAGGCACCTCGAAGAACAACCAATCGCAGGCGACCGGCGGGGACTGA
- a CDS encoding ABC transporter ATP-binding protein, protein MRTSNQNDSDPDQDVVFEVRDLEVTFGTNRGESRVVRNVDFDIYRNETLGMVGESGSGKSMTSSALMNAVVSPGETSGEVTYYPPDGGEPISVLDLDEEELRKFRWGEVAMVFQGAMSSFNPVKKVRGHFRETLEDHNRDVEAGLERARQILGDLYLDPDRVLDSYPYELSGGMKQRALVALALILEPEVLVMDEPTAALDLLMQRSIVSLLKELKEEYDLTIIFITHDLPLLTKLADRLVVMYAFDIVEIGSTEEILYDAAHPYTRSLLNATPDLNAPIEEMQSISGAKPDPVTNIPGCSYRPRCPMADESCAEAEPPMADRGSGHRTACFYHDDVADEIPIPAMEAAEKGGESE, encoded by the coding sequence ATGCGAACGTCGAATCAGAACGACTCGGACCCGGACCAAGACGTCGTGTTCGAAGTCCGCGACCTAGAGGTCACCTTCGGGACCAACCGAGGCGAATCGAGAGTCGTCCGCAACGTCGACTTCGATATCTACCGCAACGAGACGCTCGGTATGGTCGGCGAAAGCGGCAGCGGGAAGTCGATGACGTCCTCCGCGTTGATGAACGCGGTCGTCAGCCCGGGCGAGACCTCCGGCGAGGTTACCTACTACCCGCCTGACGGCGGCGAGCCGATTTCCGTGCTCGACCTCGACGAAGAGGAGCTTCGGAAGTTCCGCTGGGGCGAAGTCGCCATGGTGTTCCAGGGCGCGATGAGCTCGTTTAACCCCGTCAAGAAAGTCCGCGGTCACTTCCGGGAGACCCTCGAAGACCACAACCGCGACGTGGAAGCGGGGCTCGAACGCGCACGCCAGATTCTGGGCGACCTCTACTTAGACCCCGACCGCGTCCTCGACTCGTACCCCTACGAGCTCTCGGGCGGGATGAAACAGCGCGCGCTCGTCGCGCTCGCGCTCATCCTCGAACCGGAGGTGCTCGTGATGGACGAGCCGACCGCCGCGCTCGACCTCCTGATGCAGCGCTCTATCGTCTCGCTGCTCAAGGAGCTCAAAGAGGAGTACGACCTGACGATTATCTTCATCACGCACGACCTGCCGCTTCTCACCAAGCTCGCCGACCGGCTCGTCGTGATGTACGCGTTCGACATCGTCGAAATCGGCTCGACGGAAGAGATTCTCTACGACGCGGCGCACCCCTACACGCGGTCGCTCCTCAACGCGACGCCGGACCTGAACGCACCCATCGAGGAGATGCAGTCCATCTCGGGAGCGAAGCCCGACCCGGTGACCAACATCCCGGGCTGTTCGTACCGGCCGCGGTGCCCGATGGCCGACGAGTCCTGCGCGGAGGCGGAGCCGCCGATGGCAGACCGCGGAAGCGGTCACCGAACCGCGTGTTTCTACCACGACGACGTGGCCGACGAGATTCCGATTCCCGCGATGGAAGCGGCCGAAAAAGGCGGTGAGTCGGAATGA
- a CDS encoding ABC transporter ATP-binding protein: MSVDNSILSVDDVSVHFTDSSGFLGLFGERQTVRAVDGISLDIGENDVVTLIGESGCGKSTLGKTIIGAQEPTHGSITFRGQDIWEAKNSRDPDIPFSEIRRSLQIIHQDPGSALNPNQRILTSLMLPLKKWNPNLGEEERRKRIYALLERVGLTPAEDFVERFPHQLSGGEKQRVVLVRSLLLNPDVILADEAISALDVSLRVEMMDLMLELQDLFNTSYVFISHDLSNARYIAEKSGGRIAVMYLGRIVEVGPIEQVIGDPQHPYTQALKWATPNLYEGDEDDDLPIRKIDIPDPTNRPSGCHFHPRCPKAREVCKTNDPGAFEDENGHAARCFRADDTHEYWDSPSIVDD; encoded by the coding sequence ATGAGCGTCGACAACTCCATCCTCTCGGTGGACGACGTATCAGTCCACTTCACGGACAGTAGCGGCTTCCTCGGCCTGTTCGGCGAGCGGCAGACGGTCCGCGCCGTCGACGGCATCTCGCTCGACATCGGCGAAAACGATGTGGTCACGCTCATCGGCGAGTCCGGCTGCGGCAAATCGACGCTCGGGAAGACCATCATCGGCGCGCAGGAGCCGACCCACGGCTCGATTACCTTCCGCGGACAGGACATCTGGGAGGCGAAAAACAGCCGCGACCCCGACATCCCGTTCTCGGAAATTCGGCGGTCGCTCCAGATCATCCACCAGGACCCCGGCAGCGCGCTGAACCCGAACCAGCGCATCCTCACCTCGCTGATGCTCCCGCTGAAGAAGTGGAACCCGAACCTCGGCGAGGAGGAGCGCCGAAAGCGCATCTACGCGCTCCTCGAACGCGTCGGACTCACGCCCGCCGAGGACTTCGTCGAGCGGTTCCCCCACCAGCTTTCGGGCGGCGAGAAACAGCGCGTCGTACTCGTTCGGTCGCTGCTGTTGAACCCGGACGTTATCCTCGCCGACGAGGCCATCAGCGCACTCGACGTGAGCCTTCGGGTGGAGATGATGGACCTGATGCTCGAGCTGCAGGACCTGTTCAACACCTCCTACGTCTTCATCAGCCACGACCTCTCGAACGCCCGGTACATCGCCGAGAAGTCCGGCGGCCGCATCGCCGTCATGTACCTCGGCCGCATCGTCGAAGTCGGGCCGATAGAGCAGGTTATCGGCGACCCACAGCACCCCTACACGCAGGCGCTGAAGTGGGCGACGCCGAACCTCTACGAGGGCGACGAGGACGACGACCTCCCGATTCGGAAGATCGACATCCCCGACCCGACGAACCGGCCCAGCGGCTGTCACTTCCACCCGCGCTGTCCGAAGGCGCGCGAGGTCTGCAAGACGAACGACCCGGGCGCGTTCGAAGACGAGAACGGCCACGCCGCGCGGTGTTTCCGCGCCGACGACACCCACGAGTACTGGGACAGTCCGAGCATCGTCGACGACTGA
- a CDS encoding enolase C-terminal domain-like protein — translation MEISDIRTIRFSCESHIDPDEKGHGHPGEPRESTRTITHVVVDGGPDGYCRGGHEAANEFAKKHLVGENPLYREKLWQLLCRAERLNKGTLTDKRVAPIDCALWDIAGKDAGLPVYQLIGAARDSVPAYGSTMVGDDDPDGLGSPEAYADFAEELVEEGYQAVKLHTWMPPFGDDPEQDIAACRAVRERVGDDIDLMLDAHHFYSRSEAKKIGKALEDLDFRWIEEPMDEHSMSSYEWLSNELDIAVVGPETAEGRMHTRAEWIKRDIADIIRVGVYDVGGITPALKAVGLCESFNIECEIHGRDAPNLQLLGTMAFPGRYYERGLLHPKHDYETYFPGLEHPPDEIDENGVVELPQTPGLGYAFDWDYIDANRVE, via the coding sequence ATGGAGATCAGCGACATCCGTACCATCCGGTTCAGCTGTGAGTCCCACATCGACCCCGACGAGAAGGGCCACGGCCACCCCGGCGAGCCGAGGGAGTCGACGCGGACCATCACGCACGTCGTCGTCGACGGCGGCCCCGACGGCTACTGCCGCGGCGGCCACGAGGCGGCCAACGAGTTCGCCAAGAAGCACCTCGTCGGCGAGAACCCGCTGTACCGCGAGAAGCTCTGGCAACTGCTCTGCCGCGCCGAGCGACTGAACAAGGGAACGCTCACCGACAAGCGCGTCGCGCCCATCGACTGCGCGCTCTGGGACATCGCTGGCAAGGACGCCGGCCTCCCCGTCTACCAACTTATCGGCGCGGCCCGCGATTCGGTCCCGGCGTATGGCAGTACGATGGTCGGCGACGACGACCCCGACGGACTCGGCTCGCCCGAGGCGTACGCCGACTTCGCCGAGGAACTCGTCGAGGAGGGCTATCAGGCCGTCAAGCTCCACACGTGGATGCCGCCGTTCGGTGACGACCCCGAACAGGACATCGCCGCCTGTCGGGCGGTCCGCGAGCGCGTCGGCGACGACATCGACCTCATGCTCGACGCCCACCACTTCTACAGCCGAAGCGAGGCCAAGAAGATCGGGAAGGCGCTCGAAGACCTCGACTTCCGCTGGATCGAGGAGCCGATGGACGAACACTCGATGTCCTCCTACGAGTGGCTCTCGAACGAACTCGACATCGCCGTCGTCGGCCCCGAGACCGCCGAGGGTCGGATGCACACCCGCGCGGAGTGGATTAAGCGGGACATCGCCGACATCATCCGCGTCGGCGTCTACGACGTGGGCGGTATCACGCCGGCGTTGAAGGCGGTCGGCCTCTGCGAGTCGTTCAACATCGAGTGCGAGATTCACGGTCGCGACGCGCCCAACCTCCAACTGCTCGGGACGATGGCGTTCCCCGGCCGGTACTACGAGCGCGGCCTCCTGCATCCGAAACACGACTACGAGACGTACTTCCCCGGCCTCGAACACCCGCCGGACGAAATCGACGAGAACGGCGTGGTCGAACTGCCGCAGACACCCGGCCTCGGCTACGCGTTCGACTGGGACTACATCGACGCCAACCGCGTCGAGTAA